The Proteiniborus ethanoligenes DNA segment TATTAGACCTTTGTATTGTTAGTTTTGTTCCCTTTTAGGCTATATTAAACTTTTCTCAAAATAAATAGATGAGTTATATTGTCTTTCCACAAGATTTACAGAATTTTGCATCCTCATCATTAAGCGCACCACATTGTCTGCATTTTATTTTTATTATTTCCTTTGTTTCTCTTTCAGCGTTTTCTCCCTTTATGTTCTTAACTACATCTATATTTTCAATGACATCATTTATCATTTTTCCCTTTGCAGCATTAAAAGGCTGTAAGTCTTCTCTTGCCTTTTCTGGATCTAAAATAAGTCCTGAGCCTGCAACACCTTTTGCCCCTATACTAACAAGTACATTTCCTATAATAATACATATCATCCCTACTACTGCTCTTAGAAAGAAGGTTGGTGGTCCTCCAAAGCTTGAGTTCATATCTATTGCAACTGTGATAAATGAGGAAAGAAACAAAATAACTCCTAGCACTATAAGTCCTAATCCTACATAGTAAATGGATTTTCTTTCTTTAGAAATTTTATTTGACATTTTATGACCCCCCAGTCTGTATTTATTCTTAAATTTATTTTTTCTATATTAGGATTGTTTTTAGAGAAGATGCTGTCTGTATAAGTAGTAATTTTTTTCCTTAAAATAAAAACAAGACTATTGTTGAAAATAGAACTAGAATAACTAATATTATAGAGCCAATATTCTTTGTATTATTTCATCATATTTACTAGTATAACTGTTTAAAAGCAATCAATCAAATAGATACTATTCTAGCTCTAAATTATGTTATTTTATCCATATTGTTTAATTGCTTTATTTAACTATTTCTTTAAGTAAGCCTTTATCATACATATATTTTTTTGGTTTATTGGGCTGAAAGTATATCTCAAACAGCTTTTTATCTCTATCCTTTAGAATTGATGACTCTGCTCCTATAGATTCATTAATGTCACAAGCATAAATTTTATTTTCATCTAATATGTATATTTTAGTTTGGGGAATTGTACCTAAAGTTGAAACAATTTCTTGCTTACCATCGTTATCTAAGTCAATTTCTGTTGTATTCCCATCTACTTGTATTATAGACCCCTGGAAATCTTCTTGTGTAAACCAATAAAATGCCTGGGCATAACTTGTGCCTAGTATTCCATAAATCTTTATTGCTTCCTTTCCGAATACTTGGACTTCTTCTATACCCATTAAATCTTCTGGTGTATTTTCAACGGATACTTCACCTATTTGATAATATTTATCCCTTAAATTAATTCCACCATTTATTTGACCGTCTTCTTTATCTTTAAAAATTAGTACCCTAGCCCCATTATCAATTGTTCTCTCTTGAATAATTTCATCAATAGTGTCCAATTGCAAATCATTGATTCTAACTTTGTTAGCTTCAATAAAAGCTAAAGGAAGCGTGCTATTTTCTGGTTTACTGCATCCACTAAGCAAGAATACTAAAATCAACAACATTATCCATACTTTAACCTTCATATTTTCCCCCCTTATGATAAGAAACAACTATTAAAATCTTATTTTTGTGCAAGGAACAGCAAGTGATTGCTCCATCCTAAAAACTCTGGCTTTTCACTATAATAGAAATGAAAATTGAGCCACAGCTCATAGCTTTCTTCGTCCATATTATTTATTTTGTCCGCCAGCAATTCACTTAGTCCATCTGCTGCAACTTCAGCCACAATTGTTAGTCCTGATTTTTTGATTAATTCTCTCGCTTGATCAACAGTTGCAAATACAAAAGGAAAGTCTTTTACCTTGAAGGTTTTATGATTATATTGCTCTCCTTT contains these protein-coding regions:
- a CDS encoding zinc ribbon domain-containing protein, which translates into the protein MSNKISKERKSIYYVGLGLIVLGVILFLSSFITVAIDMNSSFGGPPTFFLRAVVGMICIIIGNVLVSIGAKGVAGSGLILDPEKAREDLQPFNAAKGKMINDVIENIDVVKNIKGENAERETKEIIKIKCRQCGALNDEDAKFCKSCGKTI